CCAGAACGAGGTCGCGTCCGCGCGCTACGTGCAGGCGCACGCGCACGCCGCCGCCGTGCGCACCTACGCCGCCATGCTGGTGCGCGACCACAGCGCGGGCCTGTCGCAGAACCGCGCCACCGCCCGCGCCGCGCACGTCACCCCGCGCGCCATGCCGGGCGACGACAGCGCCGCCAAGCAGCGCGAGCTGATGCAGCGCCTGCGCTCGCTGCACGGCGCCGCGCTCGACAAGGCCTACATCGACCACGCGGTCGACGACCACCGCGAAGACATCCAGAAGGCGCACACCATGGAGTCGCAGGCGCACGCCGCGGCCGTGCGGCGCATGGTGCACGGCACGCTGCCCGTGCTCCAGAAGCACCTGGACCGCGCCCTCGCGCTCCAGAAGCGGATGTAAGGC
This Longimicrobiaceae bacterium DNA region includes the following protein-coding sequences:
- a CDS encoding DUF4142 domain-containing protein produces the protein MRNGSKGLRMMAVAALASGAMLAGHARPAAAQRMSDANILQAEMTANQNEVASARYVQAHAHAAAVRTYAAMLVRDHSAGLSQNRATARAAHVTPRAMPGDDSAAKQRELMQRLRSLHGAALDKAYIDHAVDDHREDIQKAHTMESQAHAAAVRRMVHGTLPVLQKHLDRALALQKRM